A genome region from Candidatus Omnitrophota bacterium includes the following:
- a CDS encoding DUF2490 domain-containing protein, with amino-acid sequence MKRIVLVAIGAVLFLSVNAHAYDDGDFQIWNTDVEEMQLKKDLKLVFEQEFRWGENASDFYYQHYDLGLFYNLNKYWSIGGGYRHVLNKSKGKFLVENEPYVAATFTNQFAGFKYDDRSRLEYNHFDYKDDTWRYRNKLTVKAPWKFTKLEFQPFVAEELFILFDDGQRLNESRSTAGLTMSITKNLKGEIYYMFRTTKSGLKWTDTNVLGTKLKLVF; translated from the coding sequence GGTTTTGTTTTTATCAGTTAACGCCCATGCTTATGATGATGGTGATTTTCAAATTTGGAACACTGATGTGGAAGAGATGCAACTTAAGAAAGATCTAAAGCTTGTATTTGAACAGGAGTTTCGCTGGGGGGAAAATGCAAGTGATTTTTACTATCAGCATTATGATCTGGGGCTATTCTATAATCTAAATAAATATTGGAGTATAGGTGGTGGATACAGGCATGTTCTTAATAAAAGCAAAGGTAAATTTTTGGTTGAAAATGAGCCTTATGTTGCTGCTACTTTTACTAACCAATTTGCAGGGTTTAAATATGATGACCGCAGCCGGCTCGAATATAACCATTTTGATTATAAAGATGATACCTGGAGGTATCGCAATAAGCTTACCGTGAAGGCGCCGTGGAAATTCACCAAGTTAGAATTTCAACCGTTTGTTGCTGAGGAATTATTTATCCTTTTTGATGATGGACAAAGGCTAAATGAAAGCAGGTCTACTGCCGGTTTGACAATGAGTATAACTAAAAACCTCAAAGGTGAAATCTATTACATGTTCAGAACCACAAAAAGCGGCCTGAAGTGGACAGATACAAATGTGCTGGGAACTAAGTTAAAGCTTGTGTTCTAA